One window from the genome of Bacillus weihaiensis encodes:
- a CDS encoding DUF4176 domain-containing protein → MNEKIKLKTLAMEKVAQVINSLSNEAKIRYRVAINEFADVYLDDELVFQELYYAYKQERSSCELQCTNGEKITYRREHNEHVIQFAQTYFCLPEELFVLLITSCMEIMREVLPLGTVVELNPLHFIPEHQTSSPTKVVITKRFIAPTGYQTYFPYGGAIYPVGEMKKDTTIYFTEPLITNVIHTGYKDDMEEAFLLLIKEDFIVQKI, encoded by the coding sequence ATGAATGAAAAAATAAAGTTAAAAACACTCGCTATGGAAAAAGTGGCTCAAGTCATTAATTCTTTATCAAATGAAGCAAAGATTAGATATCGTGTGGCAATCAATGAGTTTGCAGATGTGTATCTTGATGATGAACTTGTCTTTCAAGAACTTTACTATGCTTACAAGCAAGAGCGATCCTCCTGCGAATTACAATGTACAAATGGAGAAAAGATTACTTATAGAAGAGAACATAATGAGCACGTGATTCAGTTTGCACAAACATATTTTTGTTTACCTGAGGAGCTTTTTGTCCTCCTTATTACTTCCTGTATGGAAATTATGAGAGAGGTGTTACCGCTAGGAACAGTGGTTGAACTTAATCCACTTCATTTTATTCCGGAACATCAAACGTCTTCACCTACCAAAGTTGTGATTACAAAACGTTTTATAGCACCAACAGGGTATCAAACGTATTTCCCTTACGGTGGCGCTATTTACCCTGTAGGAGAAATGAAGAAAGATACAACGATCTATTTTACAGAGCCATTAATTACAAATGTGATCCATACTGGCTATAAAGATGATATGGAAGAAGCCTTTCTTCTGCTTATAAAAGAAGATTTTATTGTTCAAAAAATATGA
- a CDS encoding T7SS effector LXG polymorphic toxin, which yields MKQFTQIVQLDENLQGKGATAIKGFYQAQIDVIVALLRLVDMQVAFFNGISGIYENLHNNRKSPMRMNREV from the coding sequence ATAAAGCAATTTACACAGATTGTTCAGCTTGATGAAAATCTTCAAGGAAAAGGGGCTACTGCTATTAAAGGCTTTTATCAAGCACAAATTGATGTAATCGTCGCCCTCCTTCGCCTTGTTGACATGCAAGTCGCTTTCTTTAACGGAATCTCAGGAATCTATGAAAACCTTCACAACAATCGAAAATCACCTATGAGAATGAACAGGGAGGTTTAG
- a CDS encoding immunity protein YezG family protein produces the protein MKEFEDRFSELQADMISICMEYVEDRADKVYVYASREAGMISGGFFYCINNKYVERHKVNDALEDGDERYDVAPKRQSMVLRIICEDIEKIEALCKEYERDMPTEMKLIYDVKSGNFKAEYKYDLVYTNDDVKTASHIADEWFEEVKSNNL, from the coding sequence ATGAAAGAATTTGAAGATAGATTTAGTGAGTTACAAGCAGATATGATATCTATATGTATGGAGTACGTTGAAGATAGAGCAGATAAAGTATATGTTTATGCTTCACGCGAAGCAGGAATGATTTCGGGAGGTTTCTTTTATTGCATTAACAATAAGTATGTAGAGCGTCATAAAGTAAATGATGCATTGGAGGATGGAGATGAAAGATATGATGTGGCTCCAAAACGACAGTCAATGGTATTGCGTATAATATGTGAAGATATTGAAAAAATAGAAGCATTGTGCAAAGAATATGAAAGAGACATGCCAACGGAAATGAAGTTAATATATGATGTTAAGAGTGGGAATTTTAAAGCTGAGTATAAGTATGATTTAGTATATACGAATGATGATGTTAAAACAGCTAGCCATATTGCAGATGAATGGTTTGAGGAAGTAAAGAGTAATAACCTTTAA
- a CDS encoding DNA/RNA non-specific endonuclease encodes MKRDIQINYGILDQIIEQLHTYKNALNQMHSSLTSIAVYVESNAGKSLDVWDDTIQQSKKNITSYQAQIDDLLSLFENYVTDTTAYITPISRNSMMRVDRNDIWWNLTQIESGVNNNMFHAILETHKSPSFLFGLFDDPTPEEKERSRHNKQKLDAIRTNIESSKAMLEKNIEGLWDLYETKVKKFENVDDEYSNKAAAVKDTYTNFFEGVSDVVSVTVEGVWNFIKGVGVAVYEIAEGLISLVIDAGIIAISNNIPDFIEPEFLKKAATTRVETFAGTLEQIIDDPIIVLESVAQSISDTSEKEGIMYVTGGAATSLIPYVGQSKYLKLLKVDKDRAPNTKAVNPAISQKVKEIVQNNKVFEGIKKETVELYKDIKNGGTRFVDDVTDFLGRTLFPNQSLQMSTANSVPVNVFSRSTVEDRIDSVVSRSSVKVEEKGTGDGTKGTGNRLAGESDVKTLVGRGEQYTNGRKNRLKPNIRYQTGEYDYFYETDGAGRLVKFETENLQLTTRTDRLSHSKNTPGKVKGQDHAGHLAGDRFGGSPKIDNLVSQLSDVNLKEYKKIEDTWAAALKETPPKEVTVDVEIVYDGNNMRPEKFIVNYAIDGKSEFQVIKN; translated from the coding sequence ATGAAAAGAGACATCCAAATTAACTATGGAATATTAGATCAGATTATTGAACAGCTTCATACATACAAAAATGCCTTAAATCAAATGCACAGTTCCCTAACCTCGATAGCTGTTTATGTAGAAAGTAACGCGGGAAAAAGCTTGGATGTTTGGGATGACACCATTCAGCAATCAAAGAAAAATATTACTAGCTACCAAGCTCAAATAGACGATCTTTTATCATTATTTGAAAACTACGTGACCGATACAACGGCCTACATTACACCTATTTCTCGAAATAGTATGATGAGAGTCGATCGCAACGATATCTGGTGGAACCTCACACAGATTGAATCAGGGGTAAACAACAATATGTTCCATGCGATCCTAGAAACACATAAGTCCCCAAGCTTCTTATTTGGTTTGTTTGACGATCCAACTCCAGAAGAAAAAGAAAGAAGCAGACATAATAAACAAAAGCTTGATGCTATTCGGACGAATATTGAATCTTCCAAGGCCATGCTTGAAAAGAATATAGAAGGATTATGGGACCTTTATGAAACAAAAGTAAAAAAGTTCGAAAATGTTGATGATGAATACTCTAACAAAGCCGCTGCAGTCAAGGATACGTACACCAACTTCTTTGAAGGAGTAAGTGATGTCGTGTCTGTAACCGTTGAAGGCGTATGGAATTTCATAAAAGGAGTAGGTGTTGCCGTCTATGAAATCGCAGAAGGCCTAATCAGCCTTGTCATTGATGCGGGAATCATCGCGATATCTAACAACATACCAGACTTCATCGAACCCGAATTCCTAAAAAAGGCGGCAACCACAAGAGTAGAGACCTTTGCCGGCACGCTCGAACAAATCATTGATGACCCAATCATCGTCCTAGAATCGGTAGCACAATCCATATCAGACACCTCAGAAAAAGAAGGGATTATGTATGTAACTGGAGGAGCAGCAACCTCTCTCATCCCATACGTAGGCCAATCAAAATACCTCAAGCTACTAAAAGTAGACAAAGACAGAGCACCCAACACCAAAGCAGTAAACCCAGCCATCTCTCAAAAAGTAAAAGAAATCGTCCAAAACAACAAAGTATTTGAAGGAATCAAGAAAGAAACGGTAGAATTATATAAAGATATAAAAAACGGCGGAACCCGATTTGTCGATGACGTCACCGACTTCTTAGGCAGAACCTTATTTCCAAACCAGTCCCTTCAAATGAGTACGGCGAATTCAGTGCCGGTGAATGTGTTTAGTAGGTCGACAGTAGAAGATCGGATTGATTCGGTTGTTTCTAGGTCTAGTGTGAAGGTTGAGGAGAAGGGGACTGGGGATGGTACTAAGGGTACGGGTAATCGTTTGGCTGGGGAAAGTGATGTTAAAACATTAGTGGGAAGAGGAGAACAGTATACAAACGGAAGAAAAAATAGATTAAAGCCTAATATTAGATATCAAACAGGCGAATATGATTACTTTTATGAAACTGATGGTGCTGGTAGGCTTGTGAAATTTGAAACGGAAAATTTACAATTAACAACTAGAACAGATAGATTGTCACACAGTAAGAATACACCAGGAAAAGTAAAGGGACAGGACCATGCAGGCCATTTGGCGGGTGATAGATTTGGAGGATCACCTAAAATTGATAATTTAGTTTCACAATTATCTGATGTTAATTTGAAGGAATATAAGAAGATTGAAGATACATGGGCTGCGGCTTTGAAAGAAACACCTCCTAAAGAAGTAACAGTTGATGTTGAAATAGTTTATGATGGAAATAATATGCGACCAGAGAAGTTTATAGTTAATTACGCTATTGATGGTAAGTCGGAATTCCAAGTTATTAAAAATTAA